One genomic window of Euleptes europaea isolate rEulEur1 chromosome 10, rEulEur1.hap1, whole genome shotgun sequence includes the following:
- the SPATA24 gene encoding spermatogenesis-associated protein 24 encodes MVPPVVLRQLRDVIATQEVLVEELRRQIAVLEENSVSWVEYEAIVKKLEKEEEEHAKTRSNLAKESEQLDFALGEIDVLSKQLKREKQAFENALSNVKNKVLKESIQKDKLKSKCTEIESHIQKQEDILISKDNEIKELQHSINKQKQSLKNQASDFKIEKQQQYYIAKVLGKKPKKNAK; translated from the exons ATGGTGCCGCCCGTGGTTCTGCGGCAGTTGCGAGACGTGATCGCGACCCAGGAGGTGTTGGTGGAGGAGCTGAGGAGGCAG ATAGCAGTACTGGAGGAGAATTCTGTCAGCTGGGTGGAATATGAGGCTATTGTCAAGAAACTAGAG aaggaagaggaagaacatgCAAAGACCAGGAGTAATCTGGCTAAGGAATCTGAACAGCTGGATTTTGCCCTTGGGGAGATTGATGTTCTGTCGAAGCAACTTAAGAGGGAGAAACAAGCATTTGAAAACGC ACTTTCCAATGTGAAGAATAAAGTGCTAAAGGAATCAATCCAAAAAGACAAGCTGAAAAGCAAATGTACTG AAATTGAGAGCCATATTCAGAAACAGGAAGACATTCTAATCTCTAAAGACAATGAGATAAAGGAACTGCAGCACTCCATCAACAAACAGAAGCAATCCCTAAA aaaCCAAGCATCTGACTTCAAAATAGAGAAACAACAGCAATATTATATAGCAAAAGTGCTTGGGAAAAAACCCAAGAAGAATGCTAAATAA